A stretch of Dietzia lutea DNA encodes these proteins:
- a CDS encoding 5-oxoprolinase/urea amidolyase family protein yields the protein MTSLEILAPGLITTVQDWPGRVGYWGVGVPPSGAMDDQSLRLANIAVGNPEGAAGLECTRGGLRIRADGPVTVCVGGAHVRPTVAGRPVAQWKPVPLAAGDELDIPVISGPGMRVYVAVRGGIDVEQYLGSSSTFTLGRFGGHEGRALTAGDTLALGEPGPATPRRICAEEIPAIGHHWHIAVAEGPHGAPEFLTRSGMDELYAATYAVHFNSDRTGVRLEGPRPKWARPDGGEAGLHPSNLHDNAYSVGALDFTGDTPILLGPDGPSLGGFVCPVTVVSSDRWKLGQLAPGDTVRFVRVRVDAVPDRVGAGGSRSAGRPYVLGDGGDRDDGVLGRGHTADGLTEVTYRRGGDDNVLVEYGRMELDLELRARAHALYLHLLANPVPGQQDLTPGIRSLQVKITPGRSTVSSTLAALREAEAALPAAESLVVPSRRVRLPLSWDDPATREAIERYMYGVRDDAPWCPWNIEFIRRMNGLETADDVYRTVFDAEYMVLGLGDVYLGAPVATPLDPRHRLVTTKYNPARTWTAENSVGIGGAYLCIYGMEGPGGYQFVGRTTQVWNHRHPEPAPGFDAEHPWLLRHFDRISWYPVTSEELADMRADTAAGRGRVDITDGTFSLAEHNAFCEREADSIASARRRMEHARAEEFARWAASGELSA from the coding sequence ATGACCAGCCTCGAGATCCTCGCCCCCGGCCTCATCACCACCGTCCAGGACTGGCCCGGCCGCGTCGGGTACTGGGGAGTGGGCGTCCCGCCCTCCGGCGCGATGGACGACCAGTCGCTGCGGCTGGCGAACATCGCCGTGGGCAATCCCGAGGGCGCCGCCGGCCTGGAGTGCACGCGCGGCGGACTGCGGATCCGGGCGGACGGCCCGGTCACCGTGTGCGTGGGCGGCGCGCACGTGCGGCCCACCGTCGCAGGGCGGCCGGTGGCCCAGTGGAAGCCGGTCCCCCTGGCGGCCGGCGACGAGCTCGACATCCCGGTGATCAGCGGACCGGGGATGCGCGTCTACGTGGCCGTGCGCGGCGGGATCGACGTCGAGCAGTACCTCGGGTCGTCGTCGACCTTCACCCTGGGGCGGTTCGGCGGGCACGAGGGCCGCGCCCTCACCGCGGGGGACACGCTCGCCCTCGGCGAGCCCGGGCCCGCGACGCCCCGCCGGATCTGCGCTGAGGAGATCCCCGCCATCGGTCACCACTGGCACATCGCGGTCGCCGAGGGGCCCCACGGCGCACCCGAGTTCCTCACCCGGTCCGGGATGGACGAGCTGTACGCGGCCACCTACGCCGTGCACTTCAACTCGGACCGCACCGGCGTCCGGCTCGAGGGCCCGCGCCCGAAGTGGGCCCGCCCCGACGGCGGCGAGGCCGGGCTGCATCCGTCGAACCTGCACGACAACGCCTACTCGGTGGGCGCGCTGGACTTCACCGGCGACACCCCGATCCTGCTCGGCCCGGACGGGCCGAGTCTCGGCGGCTTCGTCTGCCCGGTCACGGTGGTGAGCAGCGACCGGTGGAAGCTCGGGCAACTGGCGCCGGGCGACACCGTGCGGTTCGTGCGGGTCCGGGTGGACGCCGTGCCCGACCGGGTGGGCGCCGGGGGCTCGCGGAGCGCGGGTCGTCCGTACGTCCTCGGTGACGGCGGGGACCGCGACGACGGCGTGCTGGGCCGCGGGCACACCGCGGACGGGCTCACCGAGGTCACCTACCGCCGAGGCGGGGACGACAACGTCCTGGTCGAGTACGGGCGGATGGAACTCGACCTGGAGCTGCGGGCCCGCGCCCACGCCCTCTACCTGCACCTGCTGGCGAACCCCGTCCCCGGCCAGCAGGACCTCACCCCGGGCATCCGGTCGCTGCAGGTCAAGATCACCCCCGGGCGCAGCACCGTGTCGTCGACCCTGGCCGCCCTCCGCGAGGCCGAGGCCGCCCTGCCCGCCGCCGAGTCGCTGGTCGTGCCGAGCCGCCGGGTCCGACTTCCCCTGAGCTGGGACGACCCCGCCACCCGGGAGGCCATCGAGCGCTACATGTACGGAGTCCGCGACGACGCCCCGTGGTGCCCGTGGAACATCGAGTTCATCCGCCGGATGAACGGGCTGGAGACCGCCGACGACGTCTACCGCACCGTCTTCGACGCCGAGTACATGGTCCTGGGACTGGGGGACGTCTACCTGGGCGCGCCCGTCGCCACGCCGCTGGACCCGCGTCACCGCCTGGTGACGACCAAGTACAACCCCGCCCGGACGTGGACCGCCGAGAACTCCGTGGGCATCGGCGGCGCGTACCTGTGCATCTACGGCATGGAGGGACCCGGCGGCTACCAGTTCGTGGGCCGCACCACCCAGGTGTGGAACCACCGGCACCCGGAGCCGGCACCGGGCTTCGACGCCGAGCACCCGTGGCTACTGCGGCATTTCGACCGCATCTCCTGGTACCCCGTGACCTCCGAGGAGCTGGCCGACATGCGGGCCGATACCGCCGCCGGGCGCGGGCGCGTCGACATCACCGACGGCACGTTCTCCCTGGCCGAGCACAACGCCTTCTGCGAGCGCGAGGCCGACTCCATCGCCTCCGCCCGGCGCCGAATGGAGCACGCCCGCGCCGAGGAGTTCGCGCGCTGGGCCGCCAGCGGGGAGCTCAGCGCATGA
- the atzF gene encoding allophanate hydrolase — protein sequence MSAATGAGLRETAAERVDAVLARLEDADRPEVFLRVRDREAIIADMAASLAAGGPLAGMTLAVKNNVDVAGIPTTAACPGFAYVPEQDAVAVARLRAAGAVVVGVTNLDQFATGLVGTRSPYGAVRAAHRPDHVSGGSSSGSAVAVALGICDLAIGTDTAGSGRIPAALNGIVGIKPSLGVVSTDGVVPACASYDCVTIFARDVRTATRATAAMAGGDGTRSWPADAPLAAAPGTTIAVPRELTAMAPGWAEAFAAAVDAARDRGFHVVEIDLAPFLAAARLLYDGALVAERYEAVGAFLDGADGGAAGADGVAADAGIDPTVRSIIAPARDVRAVDLLRDRRTVEALRHQALAELDRLGASALLVPTAPFHPTIAEVQADPVALNSRMGTYTNFCNLFDLCAVAVPAGEVDEADRGTATFGVTVVGRPFHDGVVADIAAALTAAFAGENEAATEQLEAWPLRAGASTVDLVVFGAHRRGGPLEHQLTGRGAVWRGVVRSSADYRMYRLDTDPPKPGVLRHAEGAELLGERWTMSPAALGGFLDELPRPMQLGRVTLADGSEAVGFACEPTAVTAAAEDLTAIGEWPIG from the coding sequence ATGAGCGCCGCGACGGGAGCCGGACTCCGGGAGACGGCCGCGGAGCGGGTCGACGCCGTGCTGGCCCGGCTGGAGGATGCCGACCGGCCGGAGGTGTTCCTGCGGGTGCGCGACCGAGAGGCGATCATCGCCGACATGGCGGCCTCCCTCGCCGCCGGCGGGCCGCTCGCCGGGATGACGCTGGCGGTCAAGAACAACGTCGACGTCGCCGGGATCCCCACGACCGCCGCCTGCCCGGGGTTCGCCTACGTCCCCGAGCAGGACGCGGTGGCCGTCGCCCGCCTGCGCGCGGCCGGTGCGGTGGTGGTGGGGGTGACCAACCTCGACCAGTTCGCGACCGGGCTGGTCGGCACCCGCAGCCCCTACGGCGCCGTGCGGGCCGCGCACCGGCCGGACCACGTCTCGGGCGGGTCCAGCTCGGGATCCGCGGTGGCGGTCGCACTGGGCATCTGCGATCTGGCGATCGGCACCGACACCGCCGGGTCGGGGCGGATCCCCGCCGCGCTCAACGGCATCGTCGGGATCAAGCCCAGCCTCGGCGTGGTCTCCACCGACGGCGTCGTCCCGGCCTGCGCGAGCTACGACTGCGTCACGATCTTCGCCCGCGACGTGCGCACGGCCACCCGTGCGACCGCCGCGATGGCGGGCGGCGACGGCACCCGGAGCTGGCCCGCGGACGCCCCGCTCGCCGCCGCGCCGGGGACGACGATCGCGGTCCCGCGCGAGCTGACCGCCATGGCCCCCGGCTGGGCCGAGGCGTTCGCCGCCGCCGTCGACGCGGCCCGCGACCGCGGGTTCCACGTGGTGGAGATCGATCTCGCGCCGTTCCTCGCCGCCGCACGGCTGCTCTACGACGGCGCGCTCGTCGCCGAGCGGTACGAGGCGGTCGGCGCCTTCCTCGACGGGGCCGACGGCGGGGCTGCCGGGGCCGACGGCGTGGCCGCCGATGCCGGCATCGATCCGACCGTCCGTAGCATCATCGCGCCCGCCCGCGACGTGCGGGCGGTGGACCTGCTACGGGACCGCCGGACCGTCGAGGCGCTGCGTCATCAGGCCCTGGCCGAGCTCGACCGCCTCGGCGCGTCGGCGCTGCTGGTGCCGACGGCGCCGTTCCATCCGACGATCGCGGAGGTGCAGGCCGACCCGGTCGCCCTCAACAGCCGGATGGGGACCTACACGAACTTCTGCAACCTCTTCGACCTCTGCGCGGTGGCCGTCCCGGCGGGAGAAGTGGACGAGGCGGACCGCGGCACGGCGACGTTCGGCGTCACGGTCGTGGGCAGGCCGTTCCACGACGGTGTGGTGGCCGACATCGCGGCGGCCCTCACGGCAGCCTTCGCCGGGGAGAACGAGGCCGCCACGGAGCAGCTCGAGGCGTGGCCCCTGCGCGCGGGCGCATCGACCGTGGACCTGGTGGTGTTCGGCGCCCACCGCCGGGGCGGCCCGCTCGAGCACCAGCTCACCGGACGCGGCGCGGTCTGGCGTGGCGTCGTGCGGTCCAGCGCCGACTACCGGATGTACCGGCTCGACACGGACCCGCCCAAGCCCGGCGTCCTTCGGCACGCCGAGGGCGCGGAACTGCTCGGCGAGAGGTGGACGATGTCCCCGGCGGCGCTCGGCGGGTTCCTCGACGAGCTGCCCAGACCCATGCAGCTCGGCCGGGTGACCCTCGCGGACGGCTCGGAGGCCGTCGGCTTCGCCTGCGAGCCCACCGCGGTGACCGCGGCCGCGGAGGACCTCACCGCGATCGGGGAGTGGCCGATCGGGTGA
- a CDS encoding manganese catalase family protein produces MFIHKQKLQFQSKPEKPDAVYARKLQEVIGGQYGEITVAMQYSFQAWNAHIPGKYRDLLFSTAAEEFGHVEMLATMVAQLLEDAPLGITEAAVQNDPAVAAVIGGTDVQHGIVAGAGARPVDSMGNPWSGSYVTASGNLLADMWSNVNAESQGRVQVARLYHMTDDPGIRELLSFLLARDTMHQNQWLAAVNELQAEGLEELPVPSNFPKSKEAAEHAYTMYNFSDGAAAAEGSWASGPTPDGHGEFSYSPEPLEGPPMPPPTHPDARFYGTTELPNTVEKAAGTVQDKLNKE; encoded by the coding sequence ATGTTCATCCACAAACAGAAGCTCCAATTCCAGTCGAAGCCCGAGAAGCCCGACGCCGTGTACGCCCGCAAGCTGCAGGAGGTGATCGGCGGCCAGTACGGCGAGATCACCGTCGCCATGCAGTACAGCTTCCAGGCGTGGAACGCCCACATCCCGGGCAAGTACCGTGACCTGCTCTTCAGCACCGCGGCCGAGGAGTTCGGCCACGTCGAGATGCTCGCGACGATGGTCGCCCAGCTGCTCGAGGACGCCCCGCTCGGCATCACCGAGGCCGCCGTCCAGAACGACCCGGCGGTCGCCGCGGTCATCGGCGGCACCGACGTCCAGCACGGCATCGTCGCCGGCGCCGGTGCGCGCCCCGTCGACTCCATGGGCAACCCGTGGTCCGGCTCGTACGTGACCGCCAGCGGCAACCTCCTCGCCGACATGTGGTCCAACGTCAACGCCGAGTCCCAGGGCCGCGTCCAGGTCGCCCGGCTCTACCACATGACCGACGACCCGGGCATCCGTGAGCTCCTGTCGTTCCTGCTGGCCCGCGACACCATGCATCAGAACCAGTGGCTCGCCGCCGTCAACGAGCTGCAGGCCGAGGGCCTGGAGGAACTGCCCGTGCCGTCGAACTTCCCCAAGTCGAAGGAGGCCGCGGAGCACGCGTACACGATGTACAACTTCTCCGACGGCGCCGCCGCGGCCGAGGGCTCGTGGGCCTCGGGCCCGACCCCGGACGGGCACGGCGAGTTCTCGTACTCGCCCGAGCCGCTCGAGGGCCCGCCGATGCCGCCGCCGACCCATCCGGACGCGCGGTTCTACGGCACCACCGAGCTGCCGAACACGGTCGAGAAGGCCGCCGGCACCGTTCAGGACAAGCTGAACAAGGAGTAG
- a CDS encoding T3SS (YopN, CesT) and YbjN peptide-binding chaperone 1, protein MRNQRLGPGSASLRSAEDPWHDFEHTLTGHLRRPGAVGAMEFRAPTPRSGEQGRCVVQLAPGGAVAWVTVRTGDHPLIEEMLAHTAPSAPEPVARAVVDACRDRLHVPHPQLLTLRCEGTVGRYTGALRLIRSDSVPVGRDPADHPNPIDVAVEVTGHLEARERYEAIVEQVTGGPCVVDDRGQLVLSHVGHPVHIAFAGGEPYARIWAWVVRGVRSRSEAALEVARLNLEDDLTCWVLVGRHVMQRTTVPVAPFLPRHAQVALEHFLLTYATTRDRVAARLGPRTRS, encoded by the coding sequence ATGCGGAACCAACGCCTCGGCCCGGGCAGCGCCTCCCTGCGATCCGCGGAGGATCCCTGGCACGACTTCGAACACACCCTCACCGGACATCTCCGCAGGCCCGGCGCGGTGGGCGCGATGGAGTTCCGGGCGCCCACCCCGCGCTCCGGGGAGCAGGGGCGATGCGTCGTCCAGCTCGCGCCGGGCGGCGCGGTCGCCTGGGTCACCGTCCGGACGGGCGATCACCCCCTCATCGAGGAGATGCTCGCGCACACCGCACCCAGCGCGCCCGAGCCCGTCGCCCGGGCCGTGGTCGACGCCTGCCGCGACCGGCTACACGTGCCGCATCCCCAGCTGCTCACCCTCCGGTGCGAGGGGACCGTCGGCCGCTACACCGGCGCCCTGCGACTCATCCGGTCGGACTCGGTGCCCGTCGGCCGCGACCCCGCCGACCACCCGAACCCGATCGACGTCGCCGTCGAGGTCACCGGCCACCTGGAGGCGCGCGAGCGGTACGAGGCGATCGTCGAGCAGGTGACGGGTGGCCCCTGCGTGGTCGACGACCGCGGTCAACTGGTTCTCAGCCACGTCGGCCACCCAGTGCACATCGCGTTCGCCGGGGGCGAGCCGTACGCCCGCATCTGGGCGTGGGTCGTGCGGGGCGTGCGCTCGCGCTCCGAGGCCGCGCTCGAGGTGGCGCGCCTCAACCTGGAGGACGACCTCACCTGCTGGGTGCTCGTCGGTCGCCACGTCATGCAGCGCACCACCGTGCCCGTCGCGCCGTTCCTGCCCCGCCACGCGCAGGTCGCGCTGGAGCACTTCCTGCTCACCTACGCCACCACGCGAGACCGGGTCGCAGCGCGTCTCGGCCCGCGGACGCGGAGTTAA
- a CDS encoding HD domain-containing protein, whose product MEGTPATSGAPHHPAASPDAGTPPLEECTVPLTWTPTLDRALAVAARCHAGQTRKDDPTPYITHPVAVALIVSDFTDDEDVAVAALLHDVLEDVPPSVYSAADMIADFGDRVTELVRGVSEEKTAGEETPPWRERKEGYLARLAEDSRECLLISAADKIHNLRSMVSAHGRLGDDMWGVFNAGPQEKLWFYGAIADAVAERLGDCAATRELRRAVDDVVALAPVR is encoded by the coding sequence GTGGAAGGGACGCCGGCCACGTCCGGTGCACCCCACCACCCGGCGGCGTCGCCCGACGCCGGGACCCCTCCCCTCGAGGAGTGCACCGTGCCGCTCACCTGGACCCCCACCCTGGACCGCGCGCTCGCGGTGGCCGCCCGCTGCCACGCAGGTCAGACCCGCAAGGACGATCCCACGCCCTACATCACCCACCCGGTCGCGGTGGCGCTGATCGTCTCGGATTTCACCGACGACGAGGACGTGGCGGTGGCCGCGCTCCTGCACGACGTGCTGGAGGACGTGCCGCCGTCGGTGTACTCGGCCGCGGACATGATCGCCGATTTCGGCGACCGGGTCACGGAGCTGGTGCGCGGCGTGTCGGAGGAAAAGACCGCGGGCGAGGAGACCCCGCCCTGGCGCGAGCGCAAGGAGGGTTACCTCGCCCGCCTGGCCGAGGACTCGCGGGAGTGCCTGCTCATCTCCGCGGCCGACAAGATCCACAACCTCCGGTCGATGGTCTCCGCGCACGGCCGCCTGGGCGACGACATGTGGGGCGTGTTCAACGCCGGCCCGCAGGAGAAACTGTGGTTCTACGGCGCGATCGCAGACGCGGTGGCCGAACGGCTCGGCGACTGCGCGGCCACCCGAGAGCTGCGGCGGGCCGTGGACGACGTGGTCGCCCTCGCGCCGGTGAGATGA
- a CDS encoding NAD(P)-dependent alcohol dehydrogenase gives MDVAAVTAVAPDAPLEKTTIRRRETGAEDVLIEIDYAGICHSDIHLARGEWGRTVYPVTPGHEIIGIVREVGSDVTRHKVGDRVGVGCLVGACHECPSCEAGQEQECERGSVATYGSPLPEGHPEGHVTQGGYSTHIVVEERMVVSVPEGLDPAAAAPLLCAGITMYSPLRQWNVGPGSKVAVIGMGGLGHVGVQLAVAMGAEVTVLSQTTSKRDDSLKFGAVEHYATAGDEGKENLRALRGSFDVILNTVSANLPLDRYLATLKPRGAMVEIGIPSEPMSLRAGSVTGGRKILTGSMIGGIPETQEMLDFCAEHGITAQIELISADKINEAYDRVVDSDVRYRFVIDAKTF, from the coding sequence ATGGACGTCGCCGCCGTGACCGCCGTCGCACCGGACGCGCCGCTGGAGAAGACCACGATCCGACGCCGGGAGACCGGTGCCGAGGACGTGCTCATCGAGATCGACTACGCCGGCATCTGCCACTCCGACATCCATCTCGCTCGCGGGGAGTGGGGGCGGACCGTCTACCCGGTGACCCCGGGACACGAGATCATCGGCATCGTCCGCGAGGTCGGGTCCGACGTGACGCGCCACAAGGTCGGCGACCGCGTGGGCGTCGGCTGCCTGGTCGGGGCCTGCCACGAGTGCCCCTCGTGCGAGGCCGGCCAGGAACAGGAGTGTGAGCGCGGCTCCGTCGCCACCTACGGTTCCCCGCTGCCCGAAGGGCATCCGGAGGGCCACGTCACGCAGGGCGGTTACTCCACGCACATCGTGGTGGAGGAGCGCATGGTCGTGTCCGTGCCCGAGGGGCTCGACCCGGCCGCCGCCGCGCCGCTGCTGTGCGCGGGCATCACCATGTACTCGCCGCTCCGCCAGTGGAACGTCGGGCCCGGCTCCAAGGTCGCCGTGATCGGCATGGGCGGGCTCGGACACGTGGGCGTGCAGCTCGCCGTGGCCATGGGCGCCGAGGTCACCGTCCTGTCCCAGACCACATCCAAGCGTGACGACTCGCTGAAGTTCGGCGCCGTGGAGCACTACGCGACCGCCGGCGACGAGGGCAAGGAGAACCTCCGGGCGCTCCGCGGCAGCTTTGACGTCATCCTCAACACCGTCTCCGCCAACCTGCCCCTGGACCGGTACCTCGCCACGCTCAAGCCCCGCGGAGCCATGGTGGAGATCGGCATCCCGAGTGAGCCGATGTCGCTGCGCGCGGGGTCGGTGACCGGCGGCCGCAAGATCCTCACCGGCTCGATGATCGGCGGTATCCCCGAGACGCAGGAGATGCTGGACTTCTGCGCCGAGCACGGGATCACCGCACAGATCGAGCTCATCTCGGCGGACAAGATCAACGAGGCCTACGACCGCGTGGTGGACTCCGACGTCCGGTACCGGTTCGTGATCGACGCCAAGACCTTCTAG
- a CDS encoding AMP-binding protein: protein MADTVREQLRRHADSDSTAIRYEDTSITWRDYLAGADARAGAVTAMLDSDRPRHVATLLENTPEMLYALAAGAAGGYVTVGLNATRRGEGLARDIRKSECQVILTDSELKHLLDGLDLGQVSVIDTDSDEWAALVAASSAPQDPPPVEAMDPFMLIFTSGTSGDPKAVQVGNFTVTMSGENLAQNFGLTPDDVAYLSMPLFHSNAIMGGFSPAIAAGATMALARRFSASRFGDDIRRYGVTYMNYVGKPLAYILDTPARPDDAETTLRAAFGNEAAAKDIPAFAERFGCRVWDAYGSTELAIIITRTEESPLESIGVPFPGVAVYDPVTGQECPRAIYDDDGKVANLDECVGELVNTEGAGFFAGYYNDDKSTSDRMRDGMYWSGDLAYRDADGFIYMAGRSGDWLRVDGENMATGIIEEILLRHPAVSRVAVYGLPDPRGVGDQLAAAIVPRHDSTLDPAGLEEFLAAQPDLSPKAWPRWVRIASELPTTATNKILKRELIRQGVGAASEGGDTWWERAERGTAYSELAGAGV from the coding sequence ATGGCCGACACCGTCCGCGAACAACTCCGCCGCCACGCCGACTCGGACTCCACCGCGATCCGCTACGAGGACACCTCAATCACCTGGCGTGACTACCTCGCCGGCGCCGACGCCCGGGCGGGCGCGGTCACCGCGATGCTGGACTCCGACCGCCCCCGCCACGTCGCGACGCTGCTGGAAAACACGCCGGAGATGCTCTACGCCCTGGCGGCCGGGGCGGCGGGCGGTTACGTCACCGTCGGCCTCAACGCGACCCGCCGCGGCGAGGGCCTCGCCCGCGACATCCGCAAGTCCGAGTGCCAGGTCATCCTCACCGACTCCGAGCTCAAGCACCTGCTCGACGGGCTCGATCTGGGGCAGGTCAGCGTGATCGACACCGACTCCGACGAGTGGGCGGCCCTGGTAGCGGCCTCCTCGGCGCCGCAGGATCCGCCCCCGGTCGAGGCGATGGACCCCTTCATGCTCATCTTCACCTCCGGCACCTCGGGCGACCCGAAGGCGGTACAGGTCGGCAACTTCACCGTGACGATGTCCGGCGAGAACCTCGCGCAGAACTTCGGCCTGACCCCCGACGACGTCGCCTACCTGTCCATGCCGCTGTTCCACTCCAACGCCATCATGGGTGGCTTCTCCCCGGCCATCGCGGCGGGCGCGACCATGGCGCTGGCCCGCCGCTTCAGCGCGTCCCGGTTCGGCGACGACATCCGCCGCTACGGCGTGACCTACATGAACTACGTCGGCAAGCCGCTGGCCTACATCCTCGACACCCCGGCCCGCCCGGACGACGCCGAGACCACCCTGCGCGCGGCCTTCGGCAACGAGGCCGCCGCCAAGGACATCCCGGCGTTCGCCGAGCGCTTCGGCTGCCGGGTGTGGGACGCCTACGGCTCGACCGAGCTGGCGATCATCATCACCCGCACCGAGGAGTCGCCGCTCGAGTCCATCGGGGTGCCGTTCCCGGGGGTCGCCGTGTACGACCCCGTCACCGGCCAGGAGTGTCCGCGCGCGATATACGACGACGACGGCAAGGTCGCCAACCTCGACGAGTGTGTGGGCGAACTCGTGAACACGGAGGGGGCGGGGTTCTTCGCCGGCTACTACAACGACGACAAGTCGACCTCGGACCGGATGAGAGACGGGATGTACTGGTCGGGCGACCTGGCGTACCGCGACGCGGACGGCTTCATCTACATGGCCGGCCGCAGCGGGGACTGGCTGCGCGTCGACGGCGAGAACATGGCCACCGGCATCATCGAGGAGATCCTGCTGCGGCACCCGGCGGTGTCCCGGGTGGCGGTCTACGGGCTGCCGGACCCGCGCGGGGTGGGCGACCAGCTCGCCGCGGCGATCGTCCCGCGCCACGATTCGACACTCGACCCGGCGGGCCTGGAGGAGTTCCTCGCCGCGCAGCCAGACCTGTCGCCCAAGGCATGGCCGCGGTGGGTGCGGATCGCCTCGGAGCTGCCGACCACCGCCACCAACAAGATCCTCAAGCGCGAGCTCATCCGGCAGGGGGTGGGGGCCGCCTCCGAGGGCGGGGACACCTGGTGGGAGCGCGCCGAGCGGGGCACCGCGTACTCGGAGCTGGCCGGGGCGGGCGTGTAG
- a CDS encoding LLM class flavin-dependent oxidoreductase: MVHVVTRFDFRAPGAGPEERRDRYRAALDMARYAEESGHDAVNLSEHHASEDDYLPSPLIAASAVAAVTSRIPITVWALIAPLYDPVRLAEDISVLDHLASGRVSFTFGLGYRPVEYALHSREWRNRGARLDAQLQTMLAAWRGDAVGEDPVDGSPRTSPTPRPFSQPHPLVFLGGGGAAARRAGRLGMHYQPQLDDPALTALYRAECLAHGHRPGLVVAPVPGPATVFCTEDPDEFWARHGHHLLADAEGYRAWQPGGARPDGARSGARSSFVHSDARTVDELREEGVYVVATPGQLVRLVRDGDLRLITNHPLCGGIPLEAGWESLRLIGERVLPEIR, from the coding sequence ATGGTCCACGTCGTCACGCGGTTCGACTTCCGCGCGCCCGGCGCCGGCCCCGAGGAGCGCCGGGACCGGTACCGTGCGGCGCTCGACATGGCGCGCTACGCGGAGGAGAGCGGCCACGACGCCGTCAACCTCTCCGAGCACCACGCCTCGGAGGACGACTACCTGCCGTCCCCGCTCATCGCCGCGTCGGCGGTCGCGGCGGTGACGAGCAGGATCCCCATCACCGTGTGGGCGCTCATCGCCCCGCTGTACGACCCGGTCCGCTTGGCCGAGGACATCTCGGTGCTCGACCACCTCGCGTCCGGCCGAGTGAGCTTCACGTTCGGCCTCGGCTACCGGCCCGTCGAGTACGCCCTGCACTCGCGCGAGTGGCGGAACCGCGGCGCCCGACTCGACGCCCAGCTGCAGACCATGCTCGCCGCGTGGCGGGGCGACGCCGTCGGCGAGGACCCGGTGGACGGCTCCCCGCGGACCTCGCCCACCCCGAGGCCGTTCTCGCAGCCCCACCCGCTGGTCTTCCTCGGCGGCGGGGGCGCGGCCGCCCGGCGGGCCGGGAGACTGGGCATGCACTACCAGCCACAGCTCGATGATCCCGCGCTCACCGCGCTCTACCGGGCGGAATGCCTCGCACACGGGCACCGGCCGGGTCTCGTCGTCGCCCCCGTACCCGGTCCCGCCACGGTGTTCTGCACTGAAGACCCCGACGAGTTCTGGGCGCGCCACGGCCACCACCTGCTCGCCGACGCCGAGGGCTACCGCGCGTGGCAACCCGGCGGCGCGCGGCCGGACGGCGCCCGGTCGGGGGCGCGCAGTTCGTTCGTGCACTCCGACGCACGCACAGTCGACGAGCTGCGCGAGGAGGGCGTCTACGTCGTGGCCACCCCGGGCCAGCTCGTCCGGCTCGTGCGCGACGGCGACCTCCGGCTCATCACCAACCACCCACTGTGCGGCGGCATCCCCCTCGAGGCGGGGTGGGAGTCGCTGCGGCTCATCGGAGAGCGCGTCCTGCCGGAGATCCGGTGA
- a CDS encoding DoxX family protein: MSTETARPRTVRPRTARSRPARYWAMPAALGAMGVLHFAKPRPFDGLVPPELPGSRRAWTYGSGVAELAVAGLLAAPRTRKLGGAAATALFLGVFPGNLQMVRAWRRKPVWPYQVIAWARLPLQVPMILAADRIRRGS, translated from the coding sequence ATGAGCACCGAGACCGCCCGCCCCCGCACCGTTCGCCCCCGCACCGCCCGTTCCCGGCCCGCCCGCTACTGGGCCATGCCCGCGGCCCTCGGGGCGATGGGCGTGCTGCACTTCGCCAAGCCGCGCCCGTTCGACGGCCTCGTCCCGCCTGAGCTGCCCGGCAGCCGCCGCGCCTGGACCTACGGGTCCGGCGTCGCGGAGCTGGCGGTCGCCGGACTGCTCGCCGCGCCCCGCACCCGCAAGCTGGGCGGTGCGGCCGCGACCGCGCTGTTCCTCGGCGTGTTCCCCGGCAACCTGCAGATGGTCCGCGCGTGGCGCCGCAAGCCGGTCTGGCCGTACCAGGTCATCGCGTGGGCGCGGCTGCCGCTGCAGGTGCCGATGATCCTCGCCGCCGACCGCATCCGCCGGGGTTCCTGA